The following are encoded in a window of Psilocybe cubensis strain MGC-MH-2018 chromosome 4, whole genome shotgun sequence genomic DNA:
- a CDS encoding Peptidyl-prolyl cis-trans isomerase cyp6: MSVLFETSLGDIVIDLEVENCPKTCENFLKLCKVYYYNLNAFFNVSKDFLAQAGDPTATGTGGESIWSLIASESSSNTPTSRYFPPEILPKLKHTSRGTVSMAVAPALEGQKGGCGSQFFITLGENIDYLDGKHAVFGHVVEGFETLDKINEVFVDQDGRPFKDIRIRHVVILDDPFPDPPGLIKPPSSPTRPPDNSTRIAEDEDPLATLPEEEEERQRREKAAAASALTLEMVGDLPFANVRPPENVLFVCKLNPVTRDEDLELIFSRFGTIMSCQVIRDKKTGDSLQYAFIEFDKREDAEQVKLFSFH; encoded by the exons ATGTCTGTTCTGTTCGAAACATCACTGGGGGATATTGTTATCGATCTTGAGGTCGAAAACTGTCCAAAGACCTGTGAAAACTTTCTGAAGCTGTGCAAAGTTTATTATTACAATTTGAATGCTTTTTTCAATG TTTCGAAAGACTTCCTTGCCCAAGCAGGTGATCCTACAGCGACTGGAACTGGTGGGGAGTCCATATGGTCGCTAATCGCCTCCGAGTCCTCTTCCAACACACCAACGTCACGGTATTTTCCTCCCGAGATCCTACCCAAGCTAAAACATACAAGTCGTGGGACAGTATCAATGGCTGTTGCCCCCGCGTTGGAAGGTCAGAAAGGAGGCTGCGGAAGTCAGTTTTTCATCACTTTAGGGGAAAACATCGACTACCTTGATGGAAAGCATGCGGTTTTTGGCCACGTCGTTGAAGGATTCGAGACCTTAGACAAAATAAACGAGGTTTTTGTTGATCAAGATGGGAGACCATTCAAGGACATCCGGATAAGACACGTTGTAATTCTTG ATGATCCTTTCCCTGATCCTCCAGGCTTGATCAAGCCaccttcttctccaacacGTCCTCCAGATAATTCGACCCGCAttgctgaagatgaagatccTCTGGCTACTCtaccagaagaagaagaagagcgacAAAGACGTGAAAAAGCAGCCGCAGCATCTGCTCTCACCCTTGAGATGGTGGGGGATCTTCCGTTTGCGAATGTACGACCTCCCGAGAACGTACTATTTGTGTGCAAACTCAATCCAGTCACCCGGGATGAGGATCTTGAACTTATCTTTTCACGGTTTGGCACCATTATGAGCTGTCAAGTCATTAGGGATAAAAAAACAGGTGACTCCCTGCAATACGCATTTATCGAATTTGACAAGCGTGAAGACGCCGAACAGGTTAaactcttttctttccattGA
- a CDS encoding Delta-1-pyrroline-5-carboxylate dehydrogenase — translation MASPQLASFKVPAIDNEPMKSYAPGSPERQALQAALAEMEQQLPFEVPCIVNGQPVKTGKIAKQPMPHDHANHLCTYHEADEATVAKAIEGALAAKADWESMPWNDRAAIFLKAADLVSGKYRNKLIAATILGQGKNVWQAEIDAAAELTDFFRFGVKYVEELYAQQPSKHSAGAWNRVEYRALEGFVLAVSPFNFTAIGGNLPGTPAMVGNVVVWKPSPAATYSNYLVYQILEEAGVPPGVIQFVPGPPPEVVAQAISHPSFAALHFTGSTFVFKKLWKDIANNLDKYKGYPRIVGETGGKNFHIIHKSAEIRNAVIQSVRGAFEYQGQKCSALSRLYVSSSVWTGGFKDQFLGEIAKIKVGPPQDWSNFMGPVIGRPAYDKITGYIQKAKDAGGEILIGGTGDDSKGYFIQPTVILSKDPQSITFKEEIFGPVVTVFVFEDDDFEKTLDIIDTTTDYALTGAIFSRDRKALITATNRLRNSAGNVYYNEKCTGAVVGQQPFGGARASGTNDKAGSISIFYRFVSARSIKENFVGLEDFHYPSNLV, via the exons ATGGCCTCTCCACAGCTAGCCTCGTTCAAGGTTCCTGCTATTGACAATGAACCTATG AAATCCTATGCCCCCGGATCACCAGAGAGACAGGCACTGCAAGCAGCTCTTGCAGAAATGGAACAACAGCTCCCCTTCGAGGTGCCCTGCATCGTTAATGGCCAACCG GTCAAAACAGGCAAAATCGCGAAGCAACCTATGCCCCACGACCATGCAAACCATCTCTGCACCTATCATGAAGCCGACGAAGCCACAGTAGCCAAAGCTATTGAAGGCGCCCTTGCCGCTAAAGCAGATTGGGAAAGCATGCCGTGGAATGACCGAGCGGCTATATTCTTAAAGGCAGCCGATCTAGTCAGCGGAAAGTACAGAAACAAGTTAATCGCGGCCACGATTCTTGGTCAGGGGAAGAACGTTTGGCAAGCAGAGATCGATGCAGCAGCAGAG TTGACAGACTTCTTCAGATTCGGTGTCAAGTATGTAGAGGAACTTTACGCTCAGCAACCGTCAAAGCATAGCGCTGGAGCATGGAA TCGTGTTGAATACCGCGCCCTTGAAGGCTTCGTCCTCGCGGTATCACCTTTCAACTTCACGGCGATCGGTGGCAACCTTCCCGGAA CACCTGCCATGGTCGGCAATGTTGTCGTCTGGAAACCTTCACCTGCAGCTACCTACTCAAACTACCTCGTATACCAAATCCTTGAAGAAGCCGGTGTTCCCCCTGGTGTCATCCAATTCGTACCCGGTCCCCCTCCAGAGGTCGTTGCTCAAGCAATCAGCCACCCCAGCTTTGCCGCGTTGCATTTCACTGGCAGCACCTTTGTCTTCAAAAAGCTCTGGAAAGATATCGCCAACAACCTCGACAAGTACAAAGGATACCCGCGCATCGTCGGCGAGACCGGTGGAAAGAACTTCCACATCATCCACAAATCGGCGGAGATCAGGAACGCAGTTATTCAGAGCGTACGCGGAGCTTTCGAGTACCAAGGACAGAAGTGTTCGGCACTTTCTAGGCTGTATGTTTCATCATCGGTGTGGACTGGAGGATTTAAGGACCAGTTCCTTGGGGAGATCGCAAAGATCAAAGTTGGGCCTCCTCAGGACTGGAGTAATTTCATGGGACCGGTAAT CGGTCGTCCCGCATACGATAAGATTACAGGATACATTCAAAAGGCAAAGGATGCTGGTGGTGAAATCCTGATCGGTGGAACAG GCGACGATTCGAAAGGGTACTTCATCCAACCTACCGTCATCCTCAGCAAAGATCCCCAATCGATAACATTCAAAGAAGAGATTTTTGGTCCTGTTGTTACT GTCTTTGTgtttgaagatgacgatTTTGAAAAGACGCTCGACATCATCGACACAACCACCGACTACGCGCTGACAGGAGCAAT TTTCTCTCGGGACCGCAAAGCACTCATCACTGCCACCAACAGACTCCGCAATTCCGCCGGCAACGTATACTATAACGAGAAATGTACAGGCGCCGTTGTGGGGCAACAGCCCTTCGGCGGTGCCCGTGCTAGTGGTACAAACGACAAGGCGGGAAGCATTAGCATTTTCTACCGTTTCGTCAGCGCCCGCAGCATCAAAGAAAATTTTGTTGGCCTCGAGGATTTCCACTACCCGTCCAACTTGGTTTAA